One region of Quercus lobata isolate SW786 chromosome 2, ValleyOak3.0 Primary Assembly, whole genome shotgun sequence genomic DNA includes:
- the LOC115963195 gene encoding zinc finger BED domain-containing protein RICESLEEPER 2-like gives MEHSSDASPSQATPTATTEPVAQAAQAVPTAHAEVPPLPPKGKGNVCTNRKKSIAWNHFEKVDIGDGHFKAACNYCQKTYLADSKGHGTANLLNHTPICVKNPNRKILSGQQTLMFEPKMDGEEGFQLVPTAFTVEASRKALAEMVIIDELPFRFVEGYGFQRYATTLQPKLRIRDIPSRQTIARDVISIYGVEREKLRGALKGRRVCLTTDTWTSIQNLCYMSLTGHFIDDDWKLHKRILNFCQVEDHKGETIGRKIELCLHEWGINGIFTLTVDNASSNGATIKFLENVTKDWEGTVLEHEFLHMRCCAHILNLIVGDGMREIDASIAKVREAVRYVKSSPNRNQTFVGFVERLGIESKSLLCLDVPTRWNSTYLMLETAQKFEKVFIRMDFEDDSYYSYFMNKENSGGMGSPSSIDFQNCRIFVGFLKLFYNATKKFSGSLYVTANTFFDEMFVIQENISNLSKSQNHLLKNMATKMESKFDKYWGKGDKMNHLLYVAVILDPRKKLRFLKFCFSEIYGNEVADVMVELVRGALVKLYDFYSRVDSSNVQVASERERTHIEGESIGCSDPYVMVNSRFERFLEAEQSIGCSNEIDKYLAENCESRRGDVKFEILGWWKANSDRYQVLSKLARDVLAVPVSTVASESAFSTGGRILDPFRSSLSPLMVQNLVCAQDWLQALVPISFRKSKDEVEVLEDEFHDLVIRQAARGGGSSSSSKGISINIDD, from the exons ATGGAACACTCAAGTGATGCATCCCCTTCCCAAGCAACACCTACTGCCACAACTGAACCTGTTGCCCAAGCTGCCCAAGCTGTACCTACTGCCCATGCTGAGGTTCCCCCACTTCCACCTAAAGGTAAAGGCAATGTCTGTACTAATAGGAAAAAGTCTATTGCCTGGAaccattttgaaaaagtagataTTGGTGATGGTCATTTTAAGGCTGCTTGTAATTACTGTCAAAAAACTTATCTAGCTGATAGTAAGGGGCATGGTACTGCTAACTTGTTGAATCATACACCAATCTGTGTTAAAAACCCTAATAGAAAGATACTTAGTGGGCAACAAACCTTAATGTTTGAACCTAAAATGGATGGGGAGGAAGGGTTTCAGCTTGTACCGACAGCCTTTACTGTTGAGGCTTCTAGAAAGGCACTTGCTGAAATGGTTATAATAGATGAGTTGCCTTTTAGGTTTGTTGAAGGGTATGGGTTTCAAAGATATGCAACAACCTTACAACCTAAGTTGCGAATTAGGGATATCCCATCTCGTCAAACTATAGCTAGGGATGTGATTAGCATTTAtggtgttgagagagagaaactaaggGGGGCTTTGAAGGGTCGTAGGGTGTGTCTTACTACGGACACATGGACGAGTATTCAAAATCTGTGTTATATGTCCCTTACTGGTCATTTTATTGATGATGATTGGAAGTTACATaagagaattttgaatttttgtcaagttgaaGACCACAAGGGAGAGACCATAGGTAGGAAGATTGAGTTGTGTTTGCATGAGTGGGGTATTAATGGCATATTCACTTTAACAGTGGACAATGCTAGCTCAAATGGTGCCACTATTAAGTTTTTGGAGAATGTAACTAAAGATTGGGAGGGAACTGTTTTAGAACATGAGTTCTTACACATGAGGTGTTGTGCACATATCCTAAATTTGATTGTGGGGGATGGTATGAGAGAAATTGATGCGTCCATTGCAAAGGTGCGTGAAGCTGTGAGGTATGTGAAGTCCTCACCAAATAGGAATCAaacttttgtgggttttgtggagAGATTAGGTATTGAGTCTAAGTCTCTTCTTTGTCTAGATGTACCAACTAGGTGGAACTCTACCTACCTCATGTTAGAAACcgcacaaaaatttgaaaaagtgttCATACGTATGGACTTTGAGGATGATAGTTATTATTCATACTTTATGAACAAGGAGAATAGTGGTGGTATGGGATCTCCTAGTagtattgattttcaaaattgtaggATATTTGTGGGGTTTTTGAAGCTTTTTTACAATGCCACAAAAAAGTTTTCAGGTTCTTTGTATGTTACTGCCAACACCTTTTTTGATGAGATGTTTGtcattcaagagaatatttccaATTTAAGTAAATCACAAAACCACCTCTTGAAAAACATGGCAACTAAAATGGAATCTAAGTTTGATAAGTATTGGGGGAAAGGGGATAAAATGAATCATCTCTTGTATGTGGCTGTGATTCTTGATCCAAGAAAGAAGTTGAGGTTTTTGAAGTTCTGTTTTTCTGAAATTTATGGAAATGAAGTGGCTGATGTGATGGTTGAATTGGTGAGGGGTGCCTTGGTCAAGTTGTATGATTTTTATTCTCGAGTTGATTCATCAAATGTACAAGTAGCAAGTGAGAGGGAGAGGACACACATAGAAGGTGAGTCAATAGGTTGTAGTGATCCATATGTGATGGTTAATTCTAGGTTTGAACGGTTTTTGGAGGCTGAGCAGTCCATAGGGTGTAGCAATGAGATTGACAAATATTTGGCTGAAAATTGTGAAAGTAGAAGAGGGGATGTGAAATTTGAGATATTAGGGTGGTGGAAGGCCAATTCAGATAGATATCAAGTGCTGTCCAAATTGGCTAGGGATGTGCTGGCTGTACCTGTTTCTACTGTTGCATCTGAGTCGGCGTTTAGTACCGGAGGACGCATACTTGATCCATTTCGGAGTTCACTCTCCCCACTTATGGTTCAAAATCTAGTTTGTGCACAAGACTGGCTTCAAGCCTTGGTTCCAATTTCTTTTCGCAAATCAAAAGATGAGGTAGAGGTCTTGGAAGATGAATTTCATGATTTAG tTATACGTCAAGCAGCAAGAGGTGGTGGAAGTTCAAGCTCAAGCAAAGGTATCTCAATTAACATTGATGACTAA
- the LOC115975357 gene encoding uncharacterized protein At5g41620-like produces the protein MKREGKSGEGEAEKEENLGEKLRRGALLVGKRGGPSTPVHSWKLWAPLPPSTLAAHDTIINNKDYFPFSHSLPSPSARKLAAALWEFQHYFPLSKMHRGVSNGGGGGADSRLRRHPHHHYKLSKDKGLDLSNFLADNSPSSPEQPGSASSLRRHVAASLMQHHRLIERNNRALQPVSPASYGSSMEVAHYNPAVTPTSSLDFKGRIGGSNYNLKTSTELLKVLNRIWSLEEQHASNISMIKALKMELDQSRLKIKELLRDRQAGRHEMDDLMKQMAEDKLVRKSKEQERIHAAVQSVRDELEDERKLRKRSESLHRKLARDFSEVKSSLSNALKELESERKSRILLEELCDEFAGGIKDYEQEVHALKQKSDKDWAGGADRDRLILHISESWLDERMQMQLEEAQCGFAGKNSMVDKLSLEIETFLQTKRMDNSKNTDNQLLRDRRKSLESVPLNEALSAPQDMGDEEDSVGSDSHCFELKKPSNNDFKSHVDEALDNHIDEAVKSNDMKKKLVSHERVKSRTPPNLQVKFEEQMSWAMSCNGNKKPQVVETEQGKTTEGKPIDISTFQMSGQCEANEDSSYQNRSKHNEIHGSNSSYMVDSLIRSQFSLSDGVNINPDSNFGEACCSNSGWRNQASPVRQWMSKVISPDLDVSESSSKLPPGLKENTLKAKLLEARTKGPRSRLKASKRNS, from the exons atgaaaagagaaggGAAAAGTGGGGAAGGGGAAGCAGAAAAGGAGGAAAATTTGGGAGAAAAGTTGAGGAGAGGGGCATTATTGGTAGGGAAAAGAGGGGGCCCAAGTACTCCAGTGCACTCTTGGAAACTTTGGGCTCCTCTTCCTCCTTCAACTCTTGCTGCCCATGATACCATAATTAATAATAAGGATTACTTtcctttctctcactctcttccttctccttctgCTAGAAAACTTGCTGCAGCACTCTGGGAGTTTCAGCACTACTTTCCACTCTCTAAAATGCACCGAGGTGTTAGTaatggtggtggaggtggtgctGACTCTAGGCTGCGCCGCCACCCACATCACCATTATAAGCTCAGCAAGGACAAGGGTCTTGACCTTTCTAACTTTTTGGCTGATAATTCTCCTAGTTCTCCTGAGCAG CCAGGGAGTGCAAGCAGTTTGAGGAGGCATGTTGCTGCATCATTGATGCAACATCACCGATTAATTGAAAGGAATAATCGTGCCCTGCAGCCTGTATCTCCTGCAAGTTATGGTAGTTCCATGGAG GTGGCACATTATAATCCTGCAGTCACTCCTACTAGTTCTTTGGATTTTAAGGGAAGGATAGGTGGATCAAATTATAATCTTAAAACATCTACAGAACTGCTCAAAGTATTAAATCGGATATGGAGCTTGGAAGAACAGCATGCCTCCAATATATCAATGATAAAAGCATTGAAAATGGAGCTAGACCAATCCCGGCTCAAGATCAAAGAGTTGCTACGAGATAGGCAAGCTGGTCGACATGAGATGGATGATTTGATGAAGCAAATGGCAGAAGATAAACTTGTTCGGAAGAGTAAGGAACAGGAACGGATCCATGCTGCTGTTCAATCTGTGAGAGATGAGCTAGAAGATGAGAGGAAGTTAAGGAAAAGATCAGAGAGCCTACACAGAAAGTTAGCTCGAGATTTTTCTGAGGTGAAATCTTCTCTTTCTAATGCTCTGAAAGAGCTGGAAAGTGAGAGAAAATCAAGGATATTGTTAGAAGAACTCTGTGATGAGTTTGCTGGGGGAATTAAAGACTATGAACAAGAGGTGCATGCTTTGAAACAGAAATCTGACAAGGATTGGGCTGGAGGGGCTGACCGTGATCGTTTGATTCTCCATATATCTGAATCTTGGCTTGATGAACGGATGCAGATGCAGTTAGAAGAAGCTCAGTGTGGTTTTGCAGGAAAGAACTCAATGGTGGACAAGTTAAGCCTTGAAATAGAAACCTTCCTTCAAACTAAACGCATGGATAACTCTAAGAATACAGATAATCAATTGCTGAGGGATCGGCGCAAGTCACTTGAATCTGTCCCTTTGAATGAGGCTCTGAGTGCACCTCAGGACATGGGGGATGAAGAAGATTCTGTAGGCAGTGATTCACATTGTTTTGAGCTGAAAAAACCAAGCAACAATGACTTCAAATCACACGTGGATGAAGCTCTGGACAATCATATTGATGAAGCAGTGAAATCAAATGACATGAAGAAAAAACTTGTTTCTCATGAACGAGTAAAAAGTCGTACTCCCCCAAACTTGCAAGTTAAGTTTGAAGAACAGATGTCTTGGGCTATGTCATGTAATGGAAATAAGAAGCCCCAGGTAGTGGAAACTGAACAGGGTAAAACTACAGAGGGGAAGCCAATTGATATAAGCACATTCCAAATGTCTGGACAATGTGAAGCCAATGAAGACAGCAGTTACCAAAACAGGAGTAAACATAATGAAATCCATGGGTCGAATTCAAGCTACATGGTTGATAGCCTAATAAGGAGTCAATTCTCATTGTCAGATGGTGTGAACATAAATCCTGATAGTAATTTCGGTGAGGCATGCTGCAGTAACTCTGGATGGAGGAACCAGGCAAGTCCAGTGCGACAGTGGATGTCAAAAGTTATATCCCCAGATCTTGATGTCTCCGAGTCATCTTCAAAATTGCCTCCAGGCTTAAAGGAGAATACTTTGAAGGCAAAGCTTCTCGAAGCAAGGACTAAAGGACCACGCTCACGTTTAAAAGCTTCCAAACGCAACTCTTAG
- the LOC115963190 gene encoding uncharacterized protein LOC115963190 produces MEAGVLAKIASTEELVGDQIKIQYIPSIDVLDVNQIGRVANWTTPIMSYLKDKFLPEDKDEVRMLRVRVAKIVVMDEVLYKSGFSQPYLRCLTPDESHYVLRDVYKGACGNHSGARFLFHKIVHVGYYWLSMQANAKAYFKVFDKCQRYNNIPR; encoded by the coding sequence ATGGAAGCTGGCGTCTTAGCCAAGATAGCATCTACGGAGGAGTTGGTTGGAGATCAGATTAAAATCCAGTACATCCCAAGTATAGATGTTCTAGATGTGAATCAGATAGGTAGAGTAGCCAACTGGACCACTCCCATCATGTCTTATCTCAAGGACAAATTCCTCCCCGAGGATAAAGATGAAGTAAGGATGTTAAGAGTAAGAGTAGCGAAGATTGTCGTCATGGACGAAGTACTATATAAAAGTGGTTTCTCTCAGCCCTACTTGAGGTGTTTAACTCCAGACGAGTCCCACTACGTCCTGAGGGATGTCTATAAAGGAGCCTGTGGAAACCACTCAGGGGCCAGATTCCTCTTCCACAAGATAGTCCACGTAGGATACTATTGGCTGTCCATGCAGGCAAATGCCAAAGCTTATTTCAAAGTGTTTGACAAGTGTCAACGCTACAACAATATACCTAGATGA